The DNA segment TAGATGTCCAAACTCTGATTTGATCATTTTTATCTTTAAAATACTAGCGTGCTCATTGAATTGACAATTCACGCTTTTTACTTTGAGATCACGAGGAGCTAAAAGAACCTAGTTAGCTCGATAACTCGGTAAATGAATCATAGAATGATGTATTTATTATCCTTACCGCAAATTCAATATCTATCATTGATCCAAACATTAGATGTTTATGTTTGACCACACGTAAAATAGTTTTGAAACAATGGTGGGTCACCGATGTTAGCGATCAACCGATCAACTCGAGAACTTTGGGGGGATTAGAACTTTATGCATTATGTATCTATGTAATGCATAGATAGTAGTAGCACCATATTTTTTGACAATGAATATACGGTAAAATCTATCCATTTCCAAATAAATTAGCTTTGTATTTGGGCTCCTGGGCATAAAAAATTGAGATccattaataaaaacaaataaaaaatttaacataTCAACATGAAAGAacaataatcaaaattcaacaacAGAATTTCTACTACTCCCCCTCCCTTCATTGAACACATTCATTACTCGATTCCAAACCAAATCCTTCCTCACCAGAAATTGCAATCACACACATTCATGTCTTTTGATCTATTTCAAAAGGTATCTAAATTTATGGAATGTAAACACATATAAGCGAACAGAAGATCCCCAAAAGCTACACATTTAAGTGTCAGCAGTGCACTAATGCTTTCTACTCCCAACTTTTCTCGTAGTAATCCCAACTGATTTCTCAAAGCTTGCTATAGGCAATGGAGGTTTCTTCTTGTTCTCTTTTCTAGTACTACTCCTTAACGAATACCTTGGCGTCGGCGCCTCCCTGCGCTCCGCCAGAGGCGTGGTGTCTGCCGCCATTGCTAAGGCCTTTCGCCGGCTGTCGAACTTGTTGGCCGACGCCCTTGTCTTTTCTGATTCAACTCGAACACCAAGATCATAAGAAGGCTTCTTGCCACAAGTGTACCCCTCCATTTCACATTTCTTTCTCTTTAGTCTCTCGTTTCTTCTGGCAGAATACACTTCATAGAGTCTTCCCCTCTCAAACAATGGGCTGGTTTTCACGCCGAAAGCGCCACAGTCAGTGGAACTATTGTCAATGGTTTTCAGTTCTTGGTGAACCATTTTGGTCAACGTCCTTAATTCGCAAGAAATTGTGTGGTATTCGGGCCGAAGCTCGGGTTGTTCCGCGTCCCTAGGGCGATTTGGTATCTTAGATTTCGTCAATGAACCTGTATACTCAAATTAACAGAGGAAAGATgagataacaaaaaaaattcaaatttccgTATAACGAACCAAGGAAATAAGAAACGTAATCACGAAAAAATGCTATAACAACCAAAACCAAGAAAGTGTGAATTTTTTGGGTCACTGCAATTCAAATAACCTGTTTTGCTCAATCGGATTCAAGAAACAACAAATTTTGACCATGAAGCCACAACAAAtcacaacaaaaacaaacattAAAAACGTTATTTTGAAATTCTCTTTTCCATTATACCGAGCTTGCATTGCTAAatcttacaaatttaaacacGATGAATCTTAAATCTcgataaaaatgaaaaataaagcaATCCCACACACACGAAGACATGGAACAAGATCAATTCGCCGTCGAATCATGAAAATACCTGGTGGAGTGCGAATGATATTATCAGTAAGAGTGGGCTGAAGGGCGGCGCCCCGCCGCGGCCGGAGCCGAGTGGGAGATTTGGCGAGAGGGGGTTTGCCTTTGGATCTTAACATCATTCTTCAGGGATTTTGGGACTAATTAGGGCAAatgagatttattttatttgaaaatcttTGAATTTTTGCGTTTGAATTTGCAAAGAGAGGAGCCTCTCCACAACGGTCAGATTCAAATTAAAgtgatttttaagtttttatattatattattatattgtattTTATGTGGGGTATTGATGAGTAAGAttctattaattaattactgTAAAATATAgaaatcaattattattatgatttttcattttttaacgTAATACCATGACAATTAACAATATCTCGACATTATAAATTTTAACGTATTTATTTGGAGAAAATCAATTATGATATGTTTGCTAATAGTATATCTTAATCGAAAATgcttaaaaacattatttcacAAATTTTATTGATGGTAATTTAtctataaattataaattggaAAAAAACACACTAATTTTGGtggaaattattaatttaaaattaatataaaacaaaTGAAATATTACATGGAGAAGTCATTTAGCTTTTGTCAAAAATTGAAAGCCACTTTTTGAAATGGACACAAATATATCAAGCCTAAAGTTGAAAACATCCAATTTAGTTTCTACCTTTCCTTCCCTCCTCCCTCCCTTTTattatcaaaattatattttagtcATGTTAATTTGTTTTGTGTTGATTTTAACCTTATTTCGTAGAAATACTGGTGTGGAGCCGGCAGGCCGAACACATCAATTTTTCGATGCTATGTTAGAGTATGTTAAAGGGTGTAATGAAGTTGATGTAGTGAAGTTGATAATCTGATCGCATGATGATGTCAATGTTGGTAACTTCATTGTATGTGTTTTACAGTGAAGTGATGATGTTGTAGTGATAatgttgaaatattaattttttgggtAATGCTACATATACACTGAGGGTTACACGTTGAGTTACACACTTACACAttacacttgaaattacattattatcctacatgcatttttgaaagatttttttcaaataaagtgcaAAGGTtatcatgtaatttcaagtgcaatgtgtaacccaacgtgtagccctccgtgtacatgtagcattacccttttttttttattcaactcaataactttgtatttttaaattaaaaaatagtaaaattacacataattgagaaaaaaaacaattaaacataattaaatattaagacttacacttaatttttaaaaacataacataattgaattaaaaaaacacacataattaaaaatgacatataattaaaaaaaatacaaataattaaaaatgaaatgttggtaattttttaatatatttttaaaaaatttatacaatttttttcaagtttttgatatttttaatttaaattattttaaataatatttataacgCTTAATGTGGTTGTTCAtgatttatttttctaaaaaaataaaaattaagagATGGTGGGCTTCACCGCGAGACCCACCAACTTTATTTCACACGAAAACTTTCGCGTGCAGTTTTCTCGTCCATTGGAGGGGGCGAGGATAATATATATGGGACAAGGGAGTTGAGTTTCCTCGCCCATTGTACGTGTTCTTAGTATTTGACTATTTTCTAGTGTACTTCAATGAAATTGGATTGAAAATCAACAAAACTCAAAGATATAGGACTAAAACATAATTTTACAAGTTAGACCAAAAAAAACATGACaaaaaacttgaaaatttatattgatGGGTTTAATATCATATTTAGAGTCAAATCTATATTAACATAGGCTTATATTTGTTTGTTAATTTTGTTTATAGTTTTATCGTGTTGAATCTACATTAGCCCAATGAGTTTTAGTTTATTTGGAAACGTCGATAAACttctgaaaaaaaattcattgaGCTAAACAATTATGTGGTAGTATTTTtaggtaaaaataaaattttataaatcacCAAAAGAAGTGTTTACAAGCCAAGTAGGAAAGACAACTTCAATCCAAGACATCGAATACCGCTAACAAACACAGCTCGAACAAATCCTTCATGGTCCCTAACCACTGCATCGACACCTAAAGCGACCGAGTACTTCATCAAAACCTAAAGCGACTAAAGCAAGACGCGAGAGGGGTAAGTTGGCCATCTGAGTTTTACGGAATTCCTCCAAAAAGGGACAAATCAATCAATATTAAGAGGTAATTGACAAGACGAATGAGAATAATGCTTCCATCGACAAATCTCCTTTCAAATAGCCCAAACATACATAGCAAAGTCCTCAAACTAAAGGTTTAGTTAATAATTAAAGCAGCCAACCTAATCCCACAATCCAAGAAAGACATCTCACGATATGTGATGGTTCGTTAGAACTCATACACTAtagatattaattaatttatcttcctacatatatttaaattagagcacaataaaatgataaattttatcACAATTTAATTTTCAGTATCATTAATAGGGAGATTACattcaaaaagaaaaataacacACAAAAGATATTGAAATGTTGGTATATAAATTAAtagaataaaatattaatataaaaatatgagatttttaattacctattttttttatcaacgaATAATTTCACCTAAAATTTAGCTACCTAAACTCGTAAGTTTGGTTCCGTCCCTATTTATATTGTGTCCTGACTCCtgatcaaaatatttaatttagtaGGActgatttaatttgaaaattgatatatcttattattatattattataatagagattattttattaatcaatTTTCAATCAATTAGTGAAACTTAAGATAAAATTACGATTATATCTAACTTAATTTACAGTAAAACCAAAATGATAAGGAAAATTAGTCATTGTAATA comes from the Henckelia pumila isolate YLH828 chromosome 1, ASM3356847v2, whole genome shotgun sequence genome and includes:
- the LOC140876455 gene encoding uncharacterized protein, translating into MLRSKGKPPLAKSPTRLRPRRGAALQPTLTDNIIRTPPGSLTKSKIPNRPRDAEQPELRPEYHTISCELRTLTKMVHQELKTIDNSSTDCGAFGVKTSPLFERGRLYEVYSARRNERLKRKKCEMEGYTCGKKPSYDLGVRVESEKTRASANKFDSRRKALAMAADTTPLAERREAPTPRYSLRSSTRKENKKKPPLPIASFEKSVGITTRKVGSRKH